A stretch of the Tannerella serpentiformis genome encodes the following:
- a CDS encoding SIR2 family NAD-dependent protein deacylase, with amino-acid sequence MKKLVILTGAGMSAESGISTFRDSNGLWENYRVEDVATPEGFASNPQLVLDFYNARRRELLRAEPNDGHRGLAALERDFDVRIVTQNVDNLHERAGSSHVIHLHGELMKACSERNLNRPIDIDPEHPDMRLGDTAPDGGRLRPFIVWFGEPVPMIEEAIRIVTDCDLFAVIGTSLNVYPAAGLLSYVRRGQPIFLIDPKEVAVYRNDVEFIRYGASEGVRILTDRLQAFR; translated from the coding sequence ATGAAAAAGTTAGTCATCCTTACCGGCGCCGGTATGAGCGCCGAGAGCGGCATCTCCACCTTCCGCGACTCCAACGGGCTGTGGGAGAATTATCGCGTCGAAGATGTCGCCACGCCCGAGGGCTTCGCCAGCAATCCGCAGCTCGTCCTCGACTTCTACAACGCTCGCCGACGCGAACTGCTTCGCGCCGAGCCCAACGACGGCCACCGCGGACTGGCGGCCCTGGAGCGCGACTTTGACGTTCGCATTGTCACGCAAAACGTGGATAACCTTCACGAACGCGCCGGCAGTTCGCACGTCATCCACCTCCACGGCGAACTGATGAAAGCCTGTTCCGAGCGCAACCTCAATCGCCCGATCGACATCGATCCCGAGCACCCCGACATGCGCCTGGGCGACACCGCCCCCGATGGCGGCCGCCTGCGCCCGTTCATCGTCTGGTTCGGCGAGCCTGTCCCTATGATCGAGGAGGCGATTCGCATCGTCACGGACTGCGACCTCTTCGCCGTGATCGGCACCTCGCTCAACGTCTACCCCGCCGCAGGTCTGCTCAGCTACGTTCGCCGCGGCCAGCCCATCTTCCTGATCGACCCCAAGGAGGTGGCCGTTTACCGAAACGACGTTGAGTTCATTCGCTACGGCGCCTCCGAAGGCGTCCGAATTTTGACCGACCGACTGCAAGCCTTCCGCTAA
- a CDS encoding S41 family peptidase, which translates to MLQVKRAQVFCLAIALSIGGPLWAQKPQTERRFEVSKQLDILNAIVKEVEMFYVDSVETEKVVRRGIDAMLKGLDPYTEYYPEQETDNIKMLVTGEYGGVGAYIRARDGGVIISEPFEGMPAALAGLKAGDRILMIDTADVRKATTERVSELLKGTPNSKVVIKIERPGEKKPRKVEVTRKQVSLKQVVHYGVYGDGTGYIYLEGFKERSADEVREALEDLKQNHHIKSLILDLRDNGGGLLSSAVQIVNLFVPKGREVLSTRGKMKLWDRTYRTTLDPVDSVIPLAVLINGNSASASEIVSGALQDMDRAVLIGNRSFGKGLVQTPRDLPYEGQIKITTSKYYIPSGRCIQQLDYSHRNADGSVSAVPDSLTSVFYTASGRPVRDGGGIRPDFEMEEKKTPTMLFYLVNDFAFFDFVTDWVRAHPTIAPAKDFVFPDADYESFKKRLKEANFTYDRQSEKALKSLREVAEYEGYLAEDSATFVALEARLKPNLDRDLERYKDDIKKLIAAEIVKRYYYQEGAMIENLKDDKTLQKALDVLADRELYRKTLSRPEEKK; encoded by the coding sequence ATGTTACAAGTAAAGAGAGCGCAAGTCTTCTGCCTGGCTATTGCGCTAAGCATCGGTGGCCCACTTTGGGCGCAGAAACCGCAGACGGAGCGCCGCTTCGAAGTCAGCAAACAACTGGACATCCTGAACGCGATCGTGAAGGAAGTCGAAATGTTCTACGTCGATTCGGTGGAGACCGAGAAGGTCGTACGCCGCGGCATTGACGCCATGCTCAAGGGCCTCGATCCCTACACCGAATATTACCCGGAGCAGGAGACGGACAACATAAAAATGCTCGTCACCGGCGAATACGGCGGCGTGGGCGCCTATATCCGTGCCCGCGATGGCGGAGTGATCATCTCGGAGCCTTTCGAAGGCATGCCCGCCGCCCTGGCCGGACTGAAGGCCGGCGACCGCATCTTGATGATCGACACGGCCGACGTCCGCAAGGCTACCACCGAGCGCGTCAGCGAGCTGCTCAAGGGCACGCCCAACTCCAAAGTCGTGATCAAGATCGAGCGCCCGGGCGAGAAGAAGCCCCGCAAGGTAGAAGTCACCCGTAAACAGGTATCCCTGAAGCAAGTCGTGCACTACGGCGTCTATGGCGACGGCACGGGCTATATCTATCTCGAGGGATTCAAGGAGCGCAGCGCCGATGAGGTGCGCGAAGCCTTGGAAGATCTGAAGCAGAACCACCACATCAAGAGCCTCATCCTCGACCTCCGCGACAACGGCGGCGGCCTCCTTTCGAGCGCCGTGCAGATCGTCAACCTGTTCGTCCCGAAGGGTCGCGAAGTGCTCTCCACCCGCGGCAAGATGAAGCTTTGGGATCGCACCTACCGCACGACGCTCGATCCGGTCGACTCCGTCATCCCCCTCGCGGTGCTCATCAACGGCAACTCCGCCTCGGCCTCCGAGATCGTCAGCGGCGCCCTGCAGGACATGGACCGCGCCGTGCTGATCGGCAACCGATCCTTCGGCAAGGGGCTTGTGCAGACTCCCCGCGACTTGCCCTACGAGGGCCAGATCAAGATCACGACCAGTAAATACTACATCCCCAGCGGCCGCTGCATTCAGCAGCTCGACTATTCGCATCGCAACGCCGATGGTTCAGTCTCGGCTGTACCCGACAGCCTCACGTCCGTCTTCTACACCGCCAGCGGGCGGCCCGTACGCGACGGCGGCGGCATCCGTCCAGACTTCGAGATGGAGGAAAAAAAGACGCCCACGATGCTCTTCTACCTCGTCAACGATTTTGCATTCTTCGACTTCGTCACTGACTGGGTGCGGGCCCATCCCACCATCGCGCCGGCCAAAGATTTCGTCTTCCCCGACGCCGATTACGAGTCCTTCAAGAAGCGTCTCAAGGAGGCCAATTTCACTTACGACCGCCAGAGTGAGAAGGCACTCAAGAGCCTTCGGGAAGTAGCCGAATATGAGGGCTATCTGGCCGAGGACTCCGCCACTTTCGTCGCTCTTGAGGCGCGTCTGAAGCCGAACTTAGACCGCGACTTGGAGCGTTATAAAGACGACATCAAAAAGCTCATCGCCGCTGAAATCGTCAAGCGCTACTACTACCAGGAGGGCGCCATGATCGAGAACCTCAAGGACGATAAGACGCTCCAGAAGGCCCTCGACGTGCTCGCCGACCGAGAGTTGTATCGCAAGACCCTCAGCCGACCTGAAGAGAAGAAATAA
- a CDS encoding DUF1573 domain-containing protein gives MKRILFVLTAILMMTAGALSAQEKSASITATGSATFDFGDIKESAGPASHVFTVMNNGELPLVISRVVASCGCTTPEWTKEPIAPGKTGQIKVTYNPAGRPGKFVKTISVYSNGKADGGNYVLTIRGNVIQNS, from the coding sequence ATGAAACGTATCTTATTTGTATTGACAGCCATCTTAATGATGACGGCAGGAGCTCTCTCGGCTCAAGAGAAGAGCGCGTCGATCACAGCTACAGGCAGTGCGACGTTTGACTTTGGTGACATCAAAGAATCGGCCGGCCCCGCCAGCCATGTCTTTACGGTGATGAACAACGGCGAGCTGCCGCTGGTTATCTCGCGTGTCGTAGCCTCTTGCGGCTGTACTACACCGGAATGGACCAAGGAACCGATCGCTCCGGGTAAGACGGGACAGATCAAAGTGACCTACAACCCCGCTGGACGCCCCGGTAAGTTCGTCAAGACCATCTCAGTCTACAGCAATGGTAAAGCCGACGGAGGCAACTATGTGCTGACCATCCGCGGTAATGTCATACAAAACTCCTGA
- a CDS encoding TonB-dependent receptor codes for MRIQLLSGTLGILFAGAIHAQQSADSVRTVALDEVVVSESYRTRQEKLTALPVDVVRKDFLSRHFSGNLVQTLEQIPGVHSMDIGAGFSKPVIRGLGFNRIAVSENGIKQEGQQWGSDHGLEIDAFNIDEVRVRKGPASLLFGSDAMGGVIEVLPPVTPILNGLAGEAVLLGKTVNGTLGGSLMLGWKRGAWYVKGRYSEQRYGDYRVPTDTVVYLTQKMPVYGRRLKNTAGVERNASLFSAYARGHYRMNVALSNAYQKMGFFAGAHGVPDLARVQDDGDSRNIDLPFSRVNHLKLTTHQELFGERFIFSGDFGWQYNHREEWSAFHTHYDTQPLPERDPDKELEFRLHTLSASLRLRLLPSTTWEHTVGLDAQAQRNDIGGYTFLLPEYRRLTTGAYWLTMYRPSNRFMVSGGARYDLGRVRVAASTDPYLAEYLRRQGYEEEKVKAYEQRSVGADRTYGDYSLSAGIVWNPMPQHLVKVNLGRSFRLPGANELASNGVHHGTFRHEQGDPSLGSERGWQLDASYSFRRGALELTVSPFLSLFDNYIYLRPTGEWSVLPHAGQIYRYTGARVVFAGGEVTCDVPLPANLSYRLAGEYVYTRNRDERTALSFSPPASMRNTLTWERGRVRLYAEWQAIASQRRIARNEDETPGANLLHVGGSLRLHALGTHVEVALDARNVFDTKYYNHLSFYRKVEIPEPGRNFQLSIKIPFNQHSK; via the coding sequence ATGCGTATCCAACTCCTTTCGGGTACGCTGGGCATACTGTTCGCAGGGGCCATTCATGCGCAGCAGTCGGCCGATTCGGTTCGTACGGTAGCACTCGACGAGGTCGTTGTCTCGGAGAGTTACCGCACGCGGCAGGAGAAGCTGACGGCGCTGCCCGTCGATGTGGTGCGTAAGGACTTCCTTTCGCGCCATTTCTCGGGCAATTTGGTGCAGACCCTCGAACAAATACCCGGCGTGCATTCGATGGATATCGGTGCGGGATTCTCCAAGCCCGTCATTCGCGGACTGGGGTTCAATCGCATTGCGGTATCCGAAAACGGCATCAAACAGGAAGGCCAGCAGTGGGGCAGTGACCACGGGCTGGAGATCGACGCCTTCAATATCGACGAAGTGCGCGTCCGTAAAGGGCCTGCATCGCTCCTCTTCGGTAGCGATGCGATGGGCGGCGTGATTGAGGTATTGCCTCCCGTGACGCCCATCCTGAACGGACTGGCGGGCGAGGCGGTGTTGCTCGGCAAGACGGTCAACGGCACGCTGGGCGGATCGCTCATGCTGGGCTGGAAGCGCGGCGCATGGTACGTCAAGGGGCGTTATTCGGAGCAGCGATACGGCGACTATCGGGTTCCCACGGACACGGTCGTCTACCTGACGCAAAAGATGCCCGTCTACGGGCGGCGACTCAAGAACACGGCTGGCGTGGAACGTAACGCATCGCTCTTCTCGGCCTACGCTCGCGGCCATTACCGCATGAACGTGGCCCTGAGTAATGCCTACCAGAAGATGGGCTTCTTCGCCGGTGCACACGGCGTGCCCGACTTGGCCCGTGTGCAGGACGACGGTGATTCGCGCAACATCGACCTGCCCTTTAGCCGCGTCAACCACCTCAAGCTGACTACCCACCAGGAGCTTTTCGGCGAGCGCTTCATCTTCTCCGGCGACTTCGGTTGGCAATACAACCACCGCGAGGAGTGGAGCGCCTTCCACACCCACTATGACACGCAGCCCCTGCCCGAGCGTGACCCTGACAAGGAGCTGGAGTTCCGACTCCACACCCTCAGTGCTTCGCTCCGACTCCGGCTGCTGCCCTCCACCACGTGGGAGCACACCGTGGGGCTTGACGCCCAAGCGCAGCGCAACGACATCGGCGGATACACCTTCCTGCTGCCTGAATACCGACGCCTCACCACGGGGGCCTACTGGCTCACGATGTATCGGCCCAGCAATCGCTTCATGGTGAGCGGTGGCGCGCGTTACGACTTGGGACGTGTACGCGTGGCGGCCTCTACGGATCCTTACCTCGCGGAGTACCTCCGTCGGCAGGGGTATGAGGAGGAGAAGGTCAAGGCGTACGAGCAGCGGAGCGTGGGTGCCGATCGCACGTATGGCGACTACTCGCTCTCGGCAGGCATCGTCTGGAATCCTATGCCGCAGCACCTCGTGAAGGTGAACCTCGGCCGCAGCTTCCGTCTGCCCGGCGCGAATGAGTTAGCCTCTAACGGCGTCCATCATGGCACTTTCCGTCATGAGCAGGGCGACCCCTCGCTCGGCTCCGAGCGCGGATGGCAGTTGGACGCCTCGTACAGCTTTCGCCGCGGGGCACTGGAGCTGACCGTCTCGCCCTTCCTCAGCCTCTTTGACAATTACATCTACCTGCGCCCCACGGGCGAGTGGTCCGTCTTGCCACACGCCGGACAGATCTATCGCTACACCGGTGCGCGAGTTGTCTTTGCCGGAGGCGAGGTGACCTGCGACGTGCCTCTGCCGGCCAACCTGAGCTATCGCCTGGCCGGCGAGTATGTCTACACCCGCAACCGGGATGAGCGCACGGCATTGAGCTTCTCGCCCCCCGCCTCCATGCGCAACACGCTGACGTGGGAGCGTGGCCGCGTGCGCCTCTACGCCGAGTGGCAGGCCATTGCCAGCCAGCGGCGCATCGCCCGGAACGAGGACGAGACGCCTGGGGCCAACCTGCTCCACGTCGGCGGCAGCCTCCGCCTGCATGCCCTCGGTACGCACGTGGAGGTGGCGCTTGATGCCCGAAATGTGTTCGATACGAAGTATTACAACCACTTGAGTTTTTATCGGAAAGTGGAGATCCCCGAACCGGGTCGAAACTTCCAATTATCCATCAAAATCCCCTTTAATCAACATTCAAAATGA
- the meaB gene encoding methylmalonyl Co-A mutase-associated GTPase MeaB: protein MNHPENDEKYKGLKVNSGTSYAPTVSPYLTARRPRRFTTTEFVEGILRGDTSILSQAVTLVESSRHEHQQQAQEIIEHCLPHTGHSVRIGITGVPGAGKSTSIDVFGMHVLKRGHKLAVLAIDPSSERSKGSILGDKTRMEALAREKNAFIRPSPTAGSLGGVARKTRETIILCEAAGFDTVFVETVGVGQSETAVHSMVDFFLLIQLAGTGDELQGIKRGIMEMADGIVINKADGDNIRRAEMAAGHFRNALHLFPPTESGWFPKVLTYSGYYGLGIDEVWAMIDEYIAFTKQNGYFDRKRNRQAKYWMYESIHDMLRDAFYRHPGIEERLPIVEQQVLHNEISSFVAAKEMMDIFLKGTTKN from the coding sequence ATGAATCATCCTGAGAACGACGAGAAATACAAAGGGCTGAAGGTGAACAGCGGCACCTCTTACGCGCCGACTGTCAGTCCCTACCTCACGGCCCGACGCCCGCGCAGATTCACCACCACGGAGTTTGTCGAAGGCATCCTCCGCGGTGACACCTCCATCCTCAGCCAGGCCGTCACACTGGTCGAGAGCTCCCGCCACGAACACCAACAGCAGGCCCAAGAGATCATCGAGCACTGCCTGCCACACACCGGACACTCCGTCCGCATCGGCATCACGGGCGTACCAGGTGCCGGCAAGAGCACCTCGATCGACGTCTTCGGCATGCACGTCCTCAAGCGCGGCCATAAGCTGGCCGTACTGGCCATCGACCCCAGTAGCGAACGCTCGAAGGGCAGTATCCTGGGCGACAAGACCCGCATGGAAGCCTTGGCGCGCGAGAAGAACGCCTTCATCCGACCCTCCCCCACGGCCGGCTCCTTAGGTGGCGTGGCTCGTAAAACGCGTGAGACGATCATCCTCTGTGAGGCCGCAGGCTTCGACACCGTCTTCGTCGAGACCGTCGGCGTGGGCCAGAGTGAGACAGCCGTCCATTCGATGGTCGACTTCTTCCTGCTCATCCAGCTGGCCGGAACGGGCGACGAGCTGCAAGGTATCAAGCGCGGCATCATGGAGATGGCCGACGGTATCGTCATCAACAAGGCCGACGGTGACAACATCCGCCGTGCCGAGATGGCCGCGGGCCACTTCCGCAACGCCCTTCACCTCTTCCCCCCGACGGAGTCCGGCTGGTTCCCCAAAGTGCTCACCTACTCCGGCTATTACGGCCTCGGCATCGACGAGGTCTGGGCCATGATCGACGAATACATCGCCTTCACCAAGCAGAACGGCTACTTCGACCGTAAGCGTAACCGTCAGGCCAAATACTGGATGTACGAGAGCATCCACGACATGCTCCGCGACGCCTTCTATCGCCACCCCGGCATCGAGGAGCGCCTGCCCATCGTCGAACAACAGGTGCTGCACAACGAGATCAGCTCCTTCGTAGCCGCCAAGGAGATGATGGACATCTTCCTGAAGGGAACAACGAAAAACTAA
- a CDS encoding adenosine kinase — protein MRIIGIGNALLDVLLRLESDATLQAMGMKKGVMELVDESTMRAIQQEQSGLERSDAPGGSVCNTMRALALLGASVGYVGKVGTDANGAFYEQAIRDAGVTPHIVRSEGISGCCTVLMSPDSERTMATFLGPAATLTSDEIMDETLRAYDCIYVEGYLISNASTDRLFLPILRRAKALGKKVALDLSNFNIVNGFSYMLHRAIPEYVDILFSNETEAEAYTGKSAEEALREIMKEVKYAVVTVGKDGALAGHAGETVHVPAVSNNPVDTTGAGDNFAAGFLYGYSRGATLRQSAEIGALMAGNVVETVGPQIVPERWAQITSKVSSILG, from the coding sequence ATGAGAATTATCGGAATCGGAAACGCGTTGCTCGATGTGCTGTTGCGCCTCGAGAGCGACGCTACGCTGCAAGCAATGGGAATGAAGAAAGGCGTCATGGAGCTGGTAGACGAATCTACGATGCGCGCCATCCAACAAGAACAATCGGGCCTTGAACGCTCGGACGCCCCGGGCGGATCAGTCTGCAACACGATGCGCGCGCTGGCATTGCTCGGCGCCTCAGTCGGCTACGTGGGCAAGGTTGGGACGGACGCCAATGGCGCCTTCTATGAGCAGGCCATTCGCGATGCTGGCGTGACGCCGCACATCGTGCGCTCAGAAGGCATATCGGGCTGCTGTACCGTGCTGATGTCGCCGGACAGTGAACGCACGATGGCCACCTTCCTCGGCCCCGCCGCCACGCTCACCTCTGACGAGATCATGGACGAGACACTCCGCGCCTACGATTGTATCTATGTCGAGGGTTACCTGATCTCCAACGCCTCGACGGATCGCCTCTTCCTCCCCATCCTACGTCGCGCGAAGGCCCTCGGGAAGAAAGTGGCGCTCGACCTCTCGAACTTCAACATCGTCAACGGCTTCAGCTACATGCTCCACCGGGCCATCCCGGAATACGTCGACATCCTCTTCTCCAACGAGACCGAGGCGGAGGCCTACACCGGCAAGTCGGCCGAGGAAGCGCTTCGTGAGATCATGAAAGAAGTGAAGTACGCCGTCGTTACCGTCGGGAAGGACGGGGCGCTGGCCGGTCACGCTGGCGAGACGGTCCATGTGCCGGCCGTGAGCAACAACCCCGTTGACACTACGGGAGCGGGCGACAACTTCGCTGCGGGCTTCCTTTACGGCTACTCACGCGGGGCCACCCTCCGCCAATCGGCCGAAATCGGTGCCTTGATGGCGGGGAACGTCGTCGAGACCGTCGGGCCGCAGATCGTGCCTGAACGATGGGCGCAAATCACGTCGAAGGTCAGCAGCATCCTCGGCTGA
- a CDS encoding DUF4625 domain-containing protein: MKAKIFSAAALCLLAVSAVLFTACEKENSDVTKPVIKLEEPENGDSLLIGDTHGVHLEMDLSDDVMLKSYKIDVHNNFDGHSHTRAGDGTTPFSFKKEYDLTGKREAHIHHHDIKIPATATPGKYHLMIYCTDEAGNESYVARDVVLSKTAKPHDHHDDHD; this comes from the coding sequence ATGAAAGCGAAGATTTTTTCCGCAGCCGCGCTCTGCCTCTTGGCCGTGAGCGCCGTCCTTTTCACCGCCTGTGAGAAGGAGAATTCTGATGTAACGAAGCCTGTGATCAAGCTCGAAGAGCCTGAGAACGGCGACAGCCTCCTGATCGGTGACACGCATGGTGTCCATCTGGAGATGGATCTTTCGGACGACGTGATGCTGAAGTCGTACAAGATCGATGTGCACAACAACTTCGATGGCCATAGCCACACGCGTGCAGGAGATGGTACGACGCCCTTCAGCTTCAAGAAGGAGTACGATCTCACGGGCAAGCGTGAGGCGCACATCCATCATCACGACATCAAGATCCCGGCTACTGCTACGCCGGGCAAGTATCACCTGATGATCTATTGCACGGACGAGGCCGGTAACGAGTCTTACGTGGCTCGCGACGTCGTGCTCAGCAAGACGGCTAAGCCGCACGACCACCACGACGATCACGATTGA
- the mnmA gene encoding tRNA 2-thiouridine(34) synthase MnmA, producing the protein MEIAALVSGGVDSSVVVHLLKEAGYTPTIFYIRIGMERSDGTIDCPAEEDIEITTYIARKYGCRMEVVPLHEEYWDRVVGYTIDAVRRGLTPNPDMMCNRYIKFGCFEEQWGHHFDRIATGHYATTTEVDGQTWLSTAADPVKDQTDFLGQITGLQVAKLLFPIGHLMKHEVRTIAESAGLPSARRKDSQGICFLGKIRYNDFIERYLGRRDGDIVEWETGRTVGRHHGFWFHTIGQRKGLGMSGGPWFVVGKDAAANIVYVSNGYDPETQYGRTIRTAGFHFITADPWGAFDDEREITFKIRHTPDFTRGRIRRVEGGYQIDSEEKIQGIAPGQFAVVYDRDHRLCIGSGPIVEGRTEPAAVVTR; encoded by the coding sequence ATGGAAATCGCCGCACTTGTCTCCGGGGGCGTGGATAGCTCCGTCGTGGTGCATCTGCTGAAGGAAGCCGGATACACGCCCACCATCTTCTACATCCGCATCGGCATGGAGCGGAGCGACGGCACCATCGATTGCCCCGCCGAGGAAGACATCGAGATCACGACCTACATCGCCCGCAAATACGGCTGCCGGATGGAGGTGGTCCCCCTCCACGAGGAGTATTGGGACCGCGTGGTGGGATACACCATCGACGCCGTCCGCCGCGGCCTGACGCCCAACCCGGACATGATGTGCAACCGCTACATCAAGTTTGGCTGCTTCGAGGAGCAGTGGGGCCACCACTTCGACCGCATCGCCACGGGCCACTACGCCACCACCACCGAGGTCGACGGCCAGACGTGGCTCTCGACGGCCGCCGATCCGGTGAAGGATCAGACCGACTTCCTCGGGCAGATCACCGGCCTACAAGTCGCCAAGCTCCTCTTCCCCATCGGCCACCTGATGAAGCATGAAGTGCGCACCATCGCCGAGTCGGCGGGCCTGCCCAGCGCGCGCCGCAAGGACAGCCAGGGCATCTGCTTCCTCGGCAAGATTCGCTACAACGACTTCATCGAGCGCTACCTCGGTCGCCGCGACGGCGACATCGTGGAGTGGGAGACGGGCCGAACCGTCGGCCGTCACCACGGCTTCTGGTTTCACACCATCGGCCAGCGCAAAGGGCTCGGCATGAGTGGCGGCCCCTGGTTCGTCGTCGGCAAAGACGCCGCCGCGAACATCGTCTACGTCTCCAATGGCTACGACCCCGAAACGCAGTATGGCCGGACGATCCGCACCGCCGGATTCCACTTCATCACCGCCGACCCTTGGGGGGCGTTCGACGATGAGCGTGAAATCACGTTCAAAATTCGCCACACGCCCGACTTCACACGGGGCCGCATCCGCCGCGTAGAGGGCGGATACCAGATCGACAGCGAGGAGAAGATTCAGGGCATCGCTCCGGGCCAGTTTGCCGTCGTCTACGACCGTGACCACCGCCTTTGCATCGGCAGCGGGCCCATCGTCGAGGGCCGCACGGAGCCGGCGGCCGTCGTCACGCGCTGA
- a CDS encoding DUF1573 domain-containing protein, whose translation MFIGQTVHDFGRIDEKKGAVKHDFILRNDGQAPLELQRVTCANRSVITRWSRTPIAPGQTARLEVTYNPAGHSGDFSILIDVLSSASSEATALVIKGSVKPNPNAPKQPMADFSPDQWTFDFGKIKEEDGFAMHVFRIKNTGTAPLNISHVQSSCGCAEPEWTRTPIPVGGIGDVVITYDPTDRPGPFRKNITVYSDAKGGRHKLTITGEVIAKARSQKILFPDTIGRIGTQQRRFDFYLLREREIASQEVWIENLSDEDVRLSFSHLPAYVHVDAPRLLAPHKAERIKVTVDAKAIHSKGRTEGYLVWKSEDAKGREIASREIPVAVNVVDDFSTLSQADKDAGPALSLSATVIDFSAKKGATKQQLTITNTGHAPLVFHSITCDASWVKVSGNKKKELRPRESMTLTFALKDKAYKGATELYIVCNDPQGPVRIVRIKAE comes from the coding sequence TTGTTTATAGGCCAGACGGTTCACGACTTCGGACGCATCGACGAGAAGAAAGGCGCCGTCAAGCACGACTTCATTCTGCGCAACGACGGACAGGCGCCGCTGGAGCTGCAACGCGTCACCTGCGCCAACCGTAGCGTCATCACCCGCTGGTCCCGGACGCCCATCGCACCCGGACAGACGGCTCGCCTGGAGGTGACCTACAATCCCGCGGGCCATTCGGGCGACTTCAGCATCCTCATCGATGTGCTCAGTAGTGCCTCATCCGAGGCCACCGCACTCGTCATCAAGGGCAGCGTGAAGCCCAACCCGAACGCCCCCAAGCAGCCGATGGCCGACTTCTCGCCCGACCAGTGGACCTTCGACTTCGGTAAGATCAAGGAGGAAGACGGCTTTGCAATGCACGTCTTTCGCATCAAGAACACCGGAACGGCGCCGCTGAACATCTCCCACGTGCAGTCGTCCTGCGGCTGCGCCGAACCGGAGTGGACACGCACACCGATCCCCGTCGGTGGCATAGGCGACGTGGTCATCACCTACGATCCCACCGACCGCCCCGGCCCCTTCCGTAAGAACATCACCGTCTACTCCGACGCCAAAGGTGGCCGCCACAAGCTGACCATCACCGGCGAAGTGATCGCCAAGGCACGCAGCCAGAAGATCCTCTTCCCCGACACCATCGGGCGGATCGGCACCCAGCAGCGCCGCTTCGACTTCTACCTGCTCCGTGAGCGCGAGATCGCCTCGCAAGAGGTATGGATCGAGAACCTCTCGGACGAAGACGTTCGGCTCTCCTTCAGTCATCTGCCCGCCTATGTGCACGTAGATGCCCCCCGACTGCTGGCACCGCACAAGGCGGAACGCATCAAGGTGACCGTCGACGCCAAGGCCATCCATAGCAAGGGCCGCACCGAGGGCTATTTGGTCTGGAAGTCTGAGGACGCCAAAGGCCGCGAGATCGCCTCGCGGGAGATCCCCGTGGCCGTGAACGTGGTGGACGACTTCAGCACCCTCTCGCAAGCCGATAAGGACGCAGGGCCAGCGCTCTCACTCTCCGCCACCGTCATCGACTTCAGCGCCAAGAAGGGCGCTACGAAGCAACAGCTGACCATAACCAACACGGGCCACGCCCCCCTTGTCTTTCACAGCATCACCTGCGACGCATCGTGGGTCAAGGTGAGCGGCAACAAGAAAAAGGAGCTTCGCCCACGCGAATCGATGACGCTCACCTTTGCCCTGAAGGACAAAGCGTATAAGGGTGCAACCGAGCTCTACATCGTCTGCAACGATCCTCAAGGCCCAGTGCGCATCGTGCGCATCAAGGCAGAATAA